The following are encoded together in the Pseudomonas xantholysinigenes genome:
- a CDS encoding RHS repeat-associated core domain-containing protein has protein sequence MDDSLHAARQGDLILHPPLMAELVSALSEAVIYAAATAAVAAAIAGTVVAVVGTGGAAATLTPLIAGALVSAASMLPTGDEKSIGERITDFSDWIGNSMFPPEPYGTIETGSHNTRVNGMRAARAAGVSTGPATAGAGEPAAEPSVLETVGAYAMAAGTLLLPVLGMASAIHDIFNPPVTTPADPNTDPRPHDKAICSKHPPMPEQFVAQGSGKVFINGQPAARVGDKTTCDGPIGMTFSPNVRIGGKTMTVRDIRDGKSALAKVFGLVAGMLIARKGTPKSGRACTIGNPVLPSTGAKLQEGAQDVDFDLPALVPIDWARTYHSADLRDDGLFGRGWSVPYEVRIERVAHPEGGELWIYVDEVGNRLELGQLQPGSAFVSMLDGLAFFHQDAGITVVEDIHAGRYQVFQTDPVQPQRSRLVKLGDRNLNELLLFYDDDGRLQFLGDTFGRTFIELRYAASGSRRVIDIQRLYLQPGERFEVERRETLVSYHYSAGQQLTAVLDAEGQVVRQFSYDDNGLMASHTLPSGAVRHYQWARFDVPVQKPQVSYPEDGRYRMPPLLEPQAEHEWRVVRHWGSDGQEYRFEYDLARGLTQVIDGLGRENHYHWGPHHEIYRHIDPLGRIWQEDLPGGMPLRLIDPQGGEWHYSYDGLGRLIASRDPLGRIESITYTDHWALPLAITDRGGHTTRRSYDRHGNLLGERDPLGHETHYRYDRQGRLVQVTDALGKQRHLHWNDQGQLLDHRDCSGQQTRYRYDARGNLCETSNARDEREQFRHDRRGYLVEYEAADGRLDRYQRDAAGQVVSHTDPGNNVTRWRYDGSGRLLQRTDALGMTVRLSYDAYGRLQRLTNQNDEHYRFEWDALDRQVAQQNLDGSGLSFEYGVTDAVRTAWHHPSGEVEPPLTNTAPTADSMAQRLDYEHDVAGRLLRKRSADGVTDYAYDAADNLVSITFTNTAGERQQLDFRHDALGQLLAESHPEGELRYSHDELGNLQTLTLPDNRRINHLYYGSGHLHQLNLDGKLICDFERDSLHEEVLRTQGRLQTRTRRDNAGRIIQRAQYLGTATAAELPLLARDYHYDASDNLVAQVVTDYPGASHDTGRQRGTQYAYGPTQRIHAAWHRELGETNGLVEAYAYDHAGNLQDNRDTGTSARHDRVHVHQDCRYRYDRFGRLSEKRSGRHLTQWFEYDAEQRLIRVHQQRGPVRERVEFAYDPLGRRTGKALYREGTAEAISQTRFHWQGVRLLQEVQDGKPSLYLYADADSHVPVARIDGVPGSEEVFYFHTNLAGLPEQLTDAEGTTVWRAAHEVWGRFIDEWRHPGQSRQQNLHFAGQYVDRETGLHYNTFRFYDPDIGRYTQPDPINLQGGLNVYLYAPNPLAWIDPLGWCKIANKISGDLREAKIHKILKAMFGKKNVLKQRHLRNADGKIVSLVDDAIEIGKVKGSRILDFVVKTKDGRWRAIEVTSGTAPKGVQRAKEATIRANGGTYVRIPGSKKVVEVDDMSRIIRID, from the coding sequence ATGGATGACAGCCTGCACGCCGCCCGCCAGGGCGATCTGATCCTGCACCCGCCGCTGATGGCCGAGCTGGTGAGCGCTCTGAGCGAAGCGGTCATCTACGCAGCGGCCACCGCCGCCGTGGCCGCCGCCATCGCGGGCACGGTGGTGGCGGTGGTCGGTACCGGTGGCGCTGCCGCCACGCTGACGCCGCTGATCGCTGGCGCCTTGGTGAGCGCCGCCAGCATGTTGCCCACGGGCGACGAGAAGAGCATTGGCGAGCGCATCACCGACTTCAGCGACTGGATCGGTAACTCGATGTTTCCGCCGGAGCCGTACGGTACGATCGAAACAGGCTCGCACAATACTCGGGTCAACGGGATGCGCGCGGCGCGGGCGGCTGGTGTCAGTACCGGGCCAGCCACGGCAGGCGCCGGCGAACCCGCAGCCGAACCTTCGGTGCTGGAAACCGTCGGTGCCTACGCCATGGCTGCCGGCACCCTGCTATTGCCGGTGCTCGGCATGGCGTCGGCCATCCATGACATCTTCAACCCACCGGTGACCACGCCTGCGGACCCTAACACCGACCCCAGGCCTCACGACAAGGCGATCTGCAGCAAGCATCCGCCCATGCCCGAACAGTTCGTCGCGCAGGGCTCGGGCAAGGTCTTCATCAATGGCCAACCCGCTGCCCGCGTCGGCGACAAGACCACCTGCGACGGCCCGATCGGCATGACGTTCTCGCCCAACGTGCGCATCGGCGGCAAGACCATGACCGTGCGCGACATCCGCGACGGCAAGAGCGCACTGGCGAAAGTCTTCGGCCTGGTGGCCGGAATGCTCATCGCCCGCAAAGGCACGCCTAAGTCCGGCAGGGCCTGCACCATCGGCAACCCGGTGCTGCCCTCGACCGGAGCCAAGCTGCAGGAGGGCGCGCAGGATGTCGATTTCGACCTGCCGGCGCTGGTACCGATCGATTGGGCACGCACTTATCACAGCGCCGACTTGCGTGATGACGGCCTGTTCGGCAGGGGCTGGAGCGTGCCCTATGAAGTGCGGATAGAACGTGTCGCCCATCCCGAAGGCGGCGAGTTGTGGATCTATGTGGACGAAGTGGGCAACCGCCTGGAGCTGGGGCAGTTACAGCCCGGCAGTGCGTTCGTCAGCATGCTCGACGGCCTGGCCTTCTTCCATCAGGACGCCGGCATCACCGTCGTCGAGGACATTCATGCTGGCCGCTATCAGGTGTTCCAGACCGATCCCGTCCAGCCACAGCGCTCGCGGCTGGTCAAGCTGGGTGACCGTAATCTGAACGAGCTGCTGCTGTTCTACGACGATGATGGGCGGCTTCAGTTTCTCGGTGACACGTTCGGCCGCACCTTCATCGAGTTGCGCTACGCCGCTAGCGGTAGCCGCCGCGTCATCGATATCCAGCGTCTTTACCTGCAACCTGGCGAGCGCTTCGAGGTCGAGCGTCGGGAAACACTGGTCAGCTATCACTACAGCGCAGGCCAACAGTTGACCGCGGTCCTCGACGCAGAAGGCCAGGTGGTGCGCCAGTTCAGCTATGACGACAACGGGCTGATGGCCAGTCATACGCTGCCCAGTGGTGCTGTGCGTCACTATCAATGGGCACGTTTCGACGTGCCCGTCCAGAAACCGCAGGTCAGCTACCCTGAGGATGGCCGCTATCGCATGCCACCTTTGCTGGAGCCGCAGGCCGAGCATGAGTGGCGGGTGGTCCGGCACTGGGGCAGCGATGGCCAAGAGTACCGCTTCGAGTACGACCTGGCGCGCGGCCTGACCCAGGTGATCGATGGCCTGGGCCGCGAAAACCACTACCACTGGGGACCTCACCACGAGATCTACCGGCACATCGACCCGCTGGGCCGGATCTGGCAGGAGGACCTGCCAGGTGGCATGCCGTTGCGCCTGATCGACCCCCAGGGCGGCGAGTGGCATTACAGCTACGACGGATTGGGACGGCTGATTGCCAGTCGCGATCCGCTGGGGCGCATCGAAAGCATCACCTACACCGACCACTGGGCCTTGCCGCTAGCCATTACCGACCGCGGCGGACACACAACGCGCAGGTCCTATGACCGCCACGGCAACCTGCTCGGCGAACGCGATCCGCTGGGACACGAAACCCACTACCGCTATGACCGCCAGGGGCGGCTGGTACAAGTGACCGATGCCTTGGGCAAGCAACGTCATCTGCACTGGAACGACCAAGGCCAGTTGCTCGACCACCGCGACTGCTCCGGCCAGCAGACCCGCTACCGCTACGATGCCCGCGGCAACCTGTGCGAAACCTCGAATGCCAGGGACGAGCGTGAACAGTTTCGCCATGACCGGCGTGGCTACCTGGTCGAGTATGAAGCCGCCGACGGCCGCCTTGACCGCTACCAACGGGATGCCGCCGGGCAGGTGGTGAGCCACACCGACCCTGGCAACAACGTCACACGCTGGCGCTACGACGGTAGCGGGCGTCTGCTCCAACGTACCGATGCCTTGGGCATGACAGTGCGGCTGAGTTATGACGCCTATGGTCGATTGCAGCGACTGACCAACCAGAATGATGAGCACTACCGTTTCGAATGGGACGCCCTTGATCGCCAGGTCGCCCAGCAGAACCTGGACGGCAGCGGGCTCAGCTTCGAGTATGGCGTGACGGACGCGGTTCGCACCGCCTGGCACCACCCCTCTGGCGAAGTCGAACCACCGCTGACCAATACCGCACCGACGGCCGACAGCATGGCCCAGCGCCTGGACTACGAACACGATGTAGCCGGCCGCCTGCTGCGCAAGCGCAGTGCCGATGGTGTTACAGACTACGCCTACGATGCCGCCGACAACCTGGTGTCAATCACCTTCACCAACACCGCCGGTGAACGCCAGCAACTGGACTTTCGCCATGACGCCCTGGGCCAACTGTTGGCTGAAAGCCACCCCGAAGGTGAATTGCGGTACAGCCATGACGAACTGGGTAACCTGCAGACCCTGACCCTCCCGGACAACCGGCGCATCAACCACCTCTACTACGGCAGTGGCCACCTGCATCAGCTCAACCTCGATGGCAAACTGATCTGTGATTTCGAGCGCGACAGCCTGCATGAAGAGGTGTTGCGGACCCAGGGACGCCTGCAGACCCGTACCCGCCGCGACAATGCCGGGCGCATCATCCAGCGTGCGCAGTACCTGGGTACGGCGACGGCCGCAGAACTTCCCCTGTTAGCCAGGGACTACCACTACGATGCCAGCGACAACCTGGTCGCCCAGGTGGTCACCGACTATCCGGGCGCAAGCCATGACACTGGTCGGCAGCGCGGCACCCAATACGCCTACGGCCCAACCCAACGCATCCACGCTGCCTGGCATCGCGAGCTTGGCGAGACCAATGGCCTGGTCGAGGCCTACGCCTACGACCACGCTGGCAACCTGCAGGACAACCGCGATACTGGCACTTCAGCCAGACACGACCGCGTCCATGTGCACCAGGACTGCCGTTACCGCTACGACCGGTTCGGCCGCCTCAGCGAAAAGCGCAGTGGCCGTCACCTGACCCAATGGTTCGAGTACGACGCCGAGCAGCGCTTGATCCGGGTCCACCAGCAGCGTGGCCCGGTGCGCGAGCGGGTCGAATTCGCCTATGACCCGCTTGGCCGTCGTACCGGCAAGGCCCTCTATCGCGAGGGTACCGCAGAGGCCATCAGCCAGACCCGCTTCCACTGGCAGGGAGTGCGCCTGCTCCAGGAGGTCCAGGACGGCAAGCCAAGCCTCTACCTTTACGCCGATGCCGACAGCCATGTGCCGGTTGCCCGTATCGATGGGGTGCCCGGCAGCGAAGAGGTGTTCTACTTCCACACCAACCTGGCCGGACTGCCGGAGCAGCTCACGGACGCTGAAGGCACAACGGTCTGGCGCGCCGCACATGAGGTCTGGGGCAGGTTCATCGACGAGTGGCGCCACCCTGGGCAGTCCAGGCAGCAGAACCTGCACTTCGCCGGGCAGTACGTCGACCGCGAGACCGGTCTGCATTACAACACCTTCCGTTTTTATGACCCGGACATCGGCCGCTACACCCAGCCTGACCCGATCAATCTCCAGGGCGGGCTGAACGTCTACCTGTACGCGCCGAATCCACTGGCATGGATAGACCCACTGGGCTGGTGCAAGATCGCCAACAAGATTTCCGGCGACCTGCGCGAAGCCAAGATCCACAAGATCCTCAAGGCCATGTTCGGCAAGAAGAATGTGCTCAAGCAGCGCCATCTGCGCAATGCCGACGGCAAGATCGTCAGCCTGGTGGACGATGCCATCGAGATCGGCAAGGTCAAGGGATCACGCATACTCGATTTCGTGGTCAAGACCAAGGATGGCAGGTGGCGTGCGATCGAAGTCACCAGCGGGACCGCGCCCAAGGGCGTGCAACGGGCGAAGGAAGCCACCATTCGCGCCAACGGTGGTACCTATGTGCGTATCCCGGGGAGCAAGAAAGTGGTCGAGGTTGACGACATGTCACGTATTATCCGCATCGATTGA
- the nirD gene encoding nitrite reductase small subunit NirD, with protein MSKSTVAVASETLWQVVCQAGDLVADSGVVVWHAGAQVALFYLPGQGRELYAVENRDPRSGANIIGRGLVGNLQGNVVVAAPLYKQHFCLASGRCLEQPGQALRVWPVRLNGGRVELQLG; from the coding sequence ATGAGCAAGTCCACTGTTGCGGTTGCGAGTGAAACCCTGTGGCAGGTGGTGTGCCAGGCCGGCGACCTGGTCGCCGATTCCGGGGTGGTGGTGTGGCATGCCGGCGCGCAGGTGGCGCTGTTCTATCTGCCTGGGCAGGGCAGGGAATTGTACGCAGTCGAAAACCGTGACCCGAGATCCGGGGCGAACATTATCGGCCGCGGACTGGTGGGTAATCTGCAGGGGAATGTGGTGGTCGCGGCACCGCTATACAAGCAGCACTTTTGCCTGGCCAGCGGTCGCTGCCTGGAACAGCCCGGGCAGGCGCTGCGGGTATGGCCAGTGCGCCTGAACGGGGGGCGCGTGGAGTTGCAGCTCGGTTGA
- the pcaQ gene encoding pca operon transcription factor PcaQ, with protein MNLDTRIKFRHLLCFLEIARQGSLARAADVLAISQPAISKTLKELEDLLATRLFERNRQGVALTTAGTRFLRYAGPSVQALREGVGSVRGEALQPSQVRIGVLSTVEGLLMPEVLCRLHQRHAALVISVVTGASAQLLGQLHVGELELVVGRMTDSPRIQGLSFEHLYSESMALVVRPGHPLLARQPLEHGLLARYAQVLPPPGTTIRQHADSLFVQCGIGMAAQRLETLSLALSRRYVLGSDAVWVAPRDAVLVDLGRGELAELDLGVREPGGSVGICRNAALPQGLAAQWVCEVLREVAEAYRAGGYP; from the coding sequence ATGAACCTCGATACCCGCATCAAGTTCCGTCATCTGTTGTGTTTCCTGGAGATTGCCCGGCAGGGCAGCCTGGCCAGGGCCGCCGATGTGCTCGCCATCAGCCAGCCGGCGATCTCCAAGACGCTCAAGGAGCTGGAGGACCTGCTCGCGACCCGCCTGTTTGAGCGCAATCGCCAGGGCGTGGCGCTGACCACGGCGGGCACGCGCTTTCTGCGGTACGCTGGGCCCAGCGTGCAGGCTCTGCGCGAAGGCGTCGGCAGCGTGCGCGGTGAGGCCTTGCAGCCTTCGCAGGTGCGCATCGGCGTGTTGTCCACGGTCGAGGGCCTGCTGATGCCCGAAGTGCTGTGCCGCTTGCACCAGCGCCATGCGGCCTTGGTGATCAGCGTGGTGACCGGGGCCAGTGCACAGTTGCTTGGGCAGTTGCATGTGGGCGAGCTGGAACTGGTGGTCGGGCGCATGACCGACAGCCCAAGGATCCAGGGGTTGTCGTTCGAGCACCTGTACAGCGAGTCGATGGCCCTGGTAGTGCGCCCCGGGCATCCGTTGCTGGCGCGTCAGCCGTTGGAGCACGGGCTGCTGGCGCGCTACGCCCAGGTGCTGCCGCCGCCGGGAACGACCATTCGCCAGCATGCCGACAGCCTGTTCGTGCAGTGCGGGATCGGCATGGCGGCGCAGCGCCTGGAAACGCTGTCGCTGGCCCTGAGCCGGCGCTATGTACTGGGTAGCGACGCGGTGTGGGTAGCGCCGCGCGATGCGGTGTTGGTCGACCTGGGCCGCGGCGAGTTGGCCGAGCTGGACCTCGGCGTGCGCGAGCCGGGGGGATCGGTGGGCATTTGCCGCAATGCGGCGCTGCCGCAGGGCTTGGCGGCGCAGTGGGTGTGCGAGGTACTGCGCGAGGTGGCCGAGGCCTATCGGGCCGGGGGATACCCCTGA
- a CDS encoding helix-turn-helix domain-containing protein, with translation MGIQVISRDGQPEYAVVPWEQYQALLAAAGQAPVAAPATHNVSEPADASLSSLDQLASLRVAKGLAPEQLARSVGISPAYLAMIEAGERRPDAAILRSLAWHLGVSGWSEPS, from the coding sequence ATGGGTATTCAGGTCATCAGCCGGGACGGTCAGCCCGAGTACGCAGTCGTTCCCTGGGAGCAGTACCAGGCACTGTTGGCCGCCGCCGGCCAGGCGCCTGTCGCGGCGCCCGCCACCCACAACGTCAGCGAGCCCGCCGACGCCAGCCTGTCCTCACTGGACCAGCTGGCGTCGTTGCGTGTGGCCAAGGGCCTGGCGCCCGAGCAACTGGCGCGCAGTGTCGGAATCAGCCCGGCCTACCTGGCGATGATCGAGGCCGGCGAGCGCCGTCCTGATGCCGCCATCCTGCGCAGCCTGGCCTGGCACCTGGGGGTGTCGGGCTGGAGCGAGCCGTCATGA
- a CDS encoding DcrB-related protein, whose translation MAAYLTQDLVLDLGDETPEDTSMNMLAFRERGTSLVIARSPLPAGQTLESLYHQQLAQLRERLAAVISEPQPVSAGVAGDIHGLETSLQFKRADVVSYQRQLAYAPAGQARFVAVSYSKQTPLEPTDIAHWETIKAGLRLN comes from the coding sequence ATGGCCGCCTACCTGACCCAGGACCTGGTCCTGGACCTGGGCGATGAAACGCCCGAAGACACCAGCATGAACATGCTCGCTTTTCGCGAACGCGGCACCAGCCTGGTGATCGCCCGCAGCCCGCTGCCCGCGGGGCAGACCCTGGAAAGCCTGTACCACCAGCAACTGGCCCAATTGCGCGAGCGCCTTGCGGCGGTCATCAGCGAGCCACAGCCGGTCAGCGCCGGTGTGGCCGGTGACATCCACGGCCTGGAAACCAGCCTGCAGTTCAAGCGTGCAGATGTGGTTTCCTACCAGCGCCAGTTGGCCTACGCGCCTGCCGGCCAAGCCCGTTTCGTCGCGGTGAGCTACAGCAAGCAAACTCCGCTGGAGCCCACTGATATTGCCCATTGGGAAACGATCAAGGCCGGTTTGCGGCTGAACTGA
- a CDS encoding YkvA family protein: MSAPWNFARFLPLAERLLSRGRLPALLFAVARKGPKLGQLREDLGLMQALCLAWWRGEYRAVSPKALVTIVAGLLYFVSPLDAIPDWLLGVGLLDDIAVLGWVLKTVADELARFKAWRASQAPERLRVVERLPTTPEALRLERPGN; the protein is encoded by the coding sequence ATGAGCGCACCCTGGAATTTCGCCCGTTTCCTGCCCCTGGCCGAGCGCCTGCTCAGCCGCGGCAGGCTGCCGGCGTTGCTGTTTGCCGTGGCCCGCAAGGGCCCCAAGCTCGGTCAACTGCGCGAGGACCTGGGCCTGATGCAGGCGCTGTGCCTGGCCTGGTGGCGGGGCGAGTACCGCGCCGTCAGCCCCAAGGCGCTGGTGACCATCGTCGCCGGGCTGCTGTACTTCGTCAGCCCGTTGGACGCCATCCCCGACTGGTTGCTGGGTGTCGGCCTGCTCGACGACATTGCCGTGCTGGGCTGGGTGCTCAAGACCGTGGCCGACGAGCTGGCCCGGTTCAAGGCCTGGCGTGCCAGCCAGGCGCCGGAACGGCTGCGGGTGGTCGAGCGCCTGCCCACCACCCCCGAAGCCTTGCGCCTGGAGCGCCCCGGCAACTGA
- the nirB gene encoding nitrite reductase large subunit NirB yields MQATANEAQRPRLVIVGNGMVGHHCVEQLIARGALQRFELHVFGAERQRAYDRVHLSEYFTGSCAETLALCPPGYYADNGVHLHLGEAVLEIDRQRQELVTAEGRYAYEQLVLATGSYPFVPSIEGSSGHARLVYRTLDDLDAIRAAARDARRGVVVGGGLLGLEAANALKSLGLDAHVVEFAPRLMPVQLDSEGGAALRARIEALGVGVHLARATQSISAGEHHRYRMNFDGGEHLETDLVVFSAGIRPQDALGRACGLEIAARGGVVIDDHCRSSDPRIFAIGECAAWNGCVFGLVAPGYAMARNLAALLVGEAASGFSGADMSTKLKLLGVDVGSIGDAQGATPGARSYRFIDEATASYRRLVVDASGTQVLGAVLVGDNSYYDTLLQYAQNGIKLPADPATLILPQGSGAPALGVDALPAGATICSCHNVSKGAVCAAIDSGCGDLATVKACTKAASGCGGCAALLKQVVEHELGARGVSVDNSLCEHFSYTRQELYGLVRVEGIRNFADLLARHGQGHVGCDICKPAVGNILASCWNQPIMDPALVPLQDTNDTFMANMQKNGTYSVVPRIPGGEITPDKLIVIGQVAKKYDLYTKITGGQRIDLFGAQLHELPLIWGELIAAGFETGHAYGKSTRTVKSCVGSTWCRYGVQDSVAMALRLEDRYKGLRSPHKLKFAVSGCTRECAEAQSKDIGVIATDKGWNLYVCGNGGMRPRHAELFATDLDDETLVRLIDRVLMFYIRTADKLQRTSVWRENLEGGLDYLKAVIIDDSLGLANELEAQMQHVVEQYQCEWANALSDPEKLKRFRTFVNDRRADPDLHFVRERGQRRPAAPLQLIPIHEEVV; encoded by the coding sequence ATGCAGGCAACAGCGAACGAGGCACAACGACCGCGACTGGTCATCGTCGGCAATGGCATGGTCGGCCATCACTGCGTCGAGCAACTGATCGCGCGCGGCGCCTTGCAGCGCTTCGAGTTGCATGTGTTCGGCGCCGAGCGCCAGCGCGCCTACGACCGCGTGCACCTGTCGGAGTATTTCACCGGCAGCTGCGCCGAGACCCTGGCGCTGTGCCCGCCGGGCTACTACGCCGACAACGGCGTGCACCTGCACCTGGGCGAGGCGGTGCTGGAGATCGATCGCCAGCGCCAGGAACTGGTTACCGCAGAAGGTCGCTACGCCTACGAGCAACTGGTCCTGGCCACCGGGTCCTATCCGTTCGTGCCGTCCATCGAGGGCTCCAGCGGCCATGCGCGTCTGGTCTATCGCACCCTCGATGATCTCGACGCGATCCGTGCCGCCGCCCGCGATGCCCGCCGTGGCGTGGTGGTGGGCGGGGGCTTGCTCGGCTTGGAGGCCGCCAACGCGCTCAAGTCATTGGGCCTGGACGCCCATGTGGTGGAGTTCGCCCCGCGGCTGATGCCGGTGCAGCTCGACAGTGAAGGCGGCGCTGCGTTGCGCGCGCGCATCGAGGCGCTGGGGGTTGGCGTGCACCTGGCGCGCGCCACCCAGTCGATCAGCGCGGGCGAGCATCACCGCTACCGAATGAACTTCGACGGCGGCGAGCACCTGGAAACCGACCTGGTGGTGTTTTCCGCCGGCATCCGCCCGCAAGACGCTCTCGGCCGCGCCTGCGGCCTGGAGATTGCCGCCCGTGGCGGCGTGGTGATCGACGACCACTGCCGCTCCAGCGACCCGCGGATCTTCGCCATCGGCGAATGCGCCGCGTGGAACGGCTGCGTGTTTGGCTTGGTCGCCCCGGGCTACGCCATGGCGCGCAACCTGGCGGCACTGTTGGTGGGCGAGGCGGCGAGCGGATTCAGCGGCGCCGACATGTCGACCAAGCTCAAGCTGCTGGGCGTCGATGTCGGCTCCATTGGCGATGCCCAGGGCGCCACGCCCGGGGCGCGCAGCTACCGCTTCATCGATGAGGCCACGGCCTCGTACCGGCGTTTGGTGGTGGATGCCAGCGGCACGCAGGTACTCGGCGCCGTGCTGGTGGGCGACAACAGCTACTACGACACCTTGCTGCAATACGCCCAGAACGGCATCAAGCTGCCGGCCGATCCGGCCACCTTGATCCTGCCGCAGGGGAGCGGCGCGCCGGCCCTGGGCGTCGATGCCCTGCCTGCCGGCGCGACCATCTGCTCGTGTCACAACGTCAGCAAGGGCGCGGTGTGCGCCGCCATCGACAGCGGCTGTGGCGACCTGGCCACGGTCAAGGCCTGCACCAAGGCCGCCAGCGGTTGCGGGGGCTGCGCGGCGCTGCTCAAGCAGGTGGTCGAGCACGAGCTGGGCGCCCGCGGCGTGAGCGTGGACAACAGCTTGTGCGAGCACTTCAGCTACACCCGCCAGGAGCTCTACGGCCTGGTGCGGGTCGAAGGCATCCGCAACTTCGCCGACCTGCTCGCCCGCCACGGCCAGGGCCATGTCGGCTGCGACATCTGCAAGCCGGCGGTGGGCAACATCCTCGCCTCGTGCTGGAACCAGCCGATCATGGACCCGGCCCTGGTGCCGCTGCAGGACACCAACGACACCTTCATGGCCAACATGCAAAAGAACGGCACCTACTCGGTGGTGCCACGCATTCCCGGCGGCGAGATCACCCCGGACAAGCTGATCGTGATCGGCCAGGTGGCGAAAAAGTACGACCTCTACACCAAGATCACCGGTGGCCAGCGCATCGACCTGTTCGGCGCGCAGTTGCACGAGTTGCCGTTGATCTGGGGCGAGCTGATCGCCGCCGGCTTCGAAACCGGGCACGCCTATGGCAAGTCGACGCGCACGGTGAAGTCCTGCGTCGGCAGCACCTGGTGCCGCTACGGCGTGCAGGACAGCGTGGCCATGGCCCTGCGCCTGGAGGACCGTTACAAAGGCCTGCGCTCGCCGCACAAGCTCAAGTTCGCGGTATCGGGTTGCACCCGCGAATGCGCCGAGGCACAGAGCAAGGACATCGGCGTGATCGCCACCGACAAGGGCTGGAACCTCTATGTGTGCGGCAATGGCGGCATGCGCCCGCGCCACGCCGAGCTGTTCGCCACCGACCTGGACGACGAGACCCTGGTACGCCTAATCGACCGCGTGCTGATGTTCTACATCCGCACCGCCGACAAGCTGCAGCGCACCTCGGTGTGGCGCGAGAACCTCGAGGGCGGGCTGGACTACCTCAAGGCGGTGATCATCGACGACAGCCTGGGCCTGGCCAACGAACTCGAGGCGCAGATGCAGCATGTGGTGGAGCAGTACCAGTGCGAATGGGCCAATGCCTTGAGCGACCCGGAGAAACTCAAGCGCTTCCGTACCTTCGTCAACGACCGGCGCGCCGACCCCGACCTGCACTTCGTCCGCGAGCGCGGCCAGCGTCGCCCGGCGGCGCCGTTGCAGCTGATTCCGATCCATGAGGAGGTTGTCTGA
- a CDS encoding FKBP-type peptidyl-prolyl cis-trans isomerase gives MKQHRLAAAVALVGLVLAGCDAQTSSVELKTPAQKASYGIGLNMGKSLAQEGMDDLDSKAVAQGIEDAVGKKEQRIKDEELVEAFTALQKRAEERLAKASEEASAAGKKFLEENAKKPGVITTASGLQYEVVKKADGPQPKPTDVVTVHYEGKLTDGKVFDSSVERGSPIDLPVSGVIPGWVEGLQLMHVGEKYKLYIPAELAYGAQSPSPLIPANSVLVFDLELLGIKDPAKADAEAAPAK, from the coding sequence ATGAAACAGCATCGTTTGGCGGCTGCGGTTGCCCTGGTAGGCCTGGTCCTGGCGGGCTGCGACGCCCAGACCAGCAGCGTCGAGCTGAAGACTCCGGCACAGAAAGCCTCCTACGGTATCGGCCTGAACATGGGCAAGAGCCTGGCCCAGGAAGGCATGGACGACCTGGACTCCAAAGCCGTTGCCCAAGGCATCGAAGACGCTGTTGGCAAGAAAGAACAGCGCATCAAGGACGAAGAGCTGGTCGAGGCCTTCACCGCCCTGCAGAAGCGCGCCGAAGAGCGCCTGGCCAAGGCCAGCGAAGAAGCCTCCGCCGCCGGCAAGAAATTCCTCGAGGAAAACGCCAAGAAGCCTGGCGTGATCACCACCGCCTCGGGCCTGCAGTACGAAGTGGTCAAGAAGGCCGACGGCCCGCAGCCCAAGCCGACTGACGTGGTCACTGTTCACTACGAAGGCAAGCTCACCGACGGCAAGGTGTTCGACAGCTCCGTCGAGCGCGGCAGCCCGATCGACCTGCCGGTCAGCGGCGTGATCCCAGGTTGGGTCGAAGGCCTGCAGCTGATGCACGTCGGCGAAAAATACAAGCTGTACATCCCGGCCGAGCTGGCCTACGGCGCCCAGAGCCCGAGCCCGCTGATCCCGGCCAACTCGGTGCTGGTGTTCGACCTGGAACTGCTGGGCATCAAGGACCCGGCCAAGGCCGACGCTGAAGCCGCGCCGGCCAAGTAA